One window of the Buchnera aphidicola (Meitanaphis flavogallis) genome contains the following:
- the ptsG gene encoding PTS glucose transporter subunit IIBC, giving the protein MFKNIFSNLQKIGKSLMLPVSVLPIAGILLGIGSANFYVIPHIISRIMAEAGGSVFSNMPLIFAIGIALGFTKNDGVSALAAVIAYGIMTHTFSLMIPFVLKTSILETTNKHLLDTGILGGIIAGTISAYMFNKFYCIQLPEYLGFFSGKRFVPIISGLSAIIIGLILSLIWPPIGNTIKMFSEWAAYQNPTLAFGMYGTIERALVPFGLHHIWNVPFQMQIGEYSNSIGQTFHGDIARYMAGDTTAGKLSGGFIFKMYGLPAAALAIWRCSYKHNRAKIGGIMISGALTAFLTGITEPIEFSFILVAPILYIIHSILAGLAFPICIWLDMRSGTSFSHGLIDFIVLSGNSHNLWLFPIIGILYGGLYYIIFYLIIIKLNLPTPGRENSETILLHKNTKEMAPLLISALGGKNNITFLDACITRLRITVADMSKVNVQQLKNLGSSGVIISGLGIQVVFGTKSDNIKTEIDNYILNN; this is encoded by the coding sequence ATGTTTAAAAATATATTTTCAAATTTACAGAAAATAGGTAAATCATTGATGTTACCAGTATCTGTGCTCCCTATAGCTGGAATACTGTTAGGAATTGGATCCGCAAATTTTTATGTTATTCCGCATATTATTTCTAGAATAATGGCGGAAGCAGGAGGATCAGTATTTTCTAACATGCCTTTAATTTTTGCTATCGGGATAGCATTAGGTTTTACTAAAAACGATGGAGTTTCTGCTTTAGCAGCAGTAATTGCTTATGGAATCATGACTCATACGTTCTCTTTGATGATTCCATTTGTTCTAAAAACATCAATTTTAGAAACAACCAACAAACATTTACTAGATACTGGAATACTGGGAGGCATTATTGCTGGTACCATTTCTGCATATATGTTCAACAAATTTTATTGTATTCAACTTCCAGAATATTTAGGTTTTTTTTCTGGAAAGCGTTTTGTTCCTATTATTTCAGGTTTATCAGCTATTATAATTGGTTTAATTTTATCACTCATATGGCCACCTATAGGAAATACAATAAAAATGTTTTCTGAATGGGCAGCGTATCAAAATCCAACACTAGCTTTTGGAATGTATGGTACAATAGAACGCGCTTTAGTACCATTTGGATTACATCATATATGGAATGTACCTTTTCAAATGCAAATAGGAGAATATAGTAATTCTATAGGACAAACATTTCATGGAGACATTGCTAGATATATGGCAGGTGATACTACAGCTGGAAAATTATCGGGAGGATTTATATTCAAAATGTATGGTCTCCCTGCTGCAGCGTTAGCAATATGGCGATGCTCTTACAAACATAATAGAGCGAAAATAGGAGGAATTATGATTTCTGGAGCATTAACTGCTTTTTTAACAGGAATAACAGAACCAATTGAATTTTCATTTATATTAGTAGCTCCTATATTATACATAATTCATTCTATTTTAGCTGGTTTAGCTTTTCCTATTTGCATTTGGTTAGATATGAGATCAGGTACTAGTTTTTCTCATGGATTAATTGATTTTATAGTATTAAGTGGAAACAGCCATAACTTGTGGTTATTTCCTATTATAGGAATACTATATGGTGGTCTCTATTACATTATTTTTTATCTGATCATAATTAAGTTAAATTTACCCACACCAGGAAGAGAAAACTCTGAAACAATATTATTACATAAAAATACAAAAGAAATGGCGCCATTGTTAATATCTGCTTTAGGAGGAAAAAATAATATTACTTTCTTAGATGCTTGTATTACTCGATTGCGTATTACAGTAGCTGATATGTCTAAAGTTAACGTACAACAACTAAAAAATCTTGGATCTTCTGGAGTTATTATTTCAGGATTAGGAATACAAGTTGTATTTGGAACCAAATCAGATAATATCAAAACAGAAATAGACAATTATATCTTAAACAATTAA
- a CDS encoding DNA polymerase III subunit delta' C-terminal domain-containing protein, producing MNLYPWLDMHYYNIIYHLKNKKNNRAIILNTYKGIGTTSLIKKIGIWLLCINHMSNGCFCNQCRNCQLVSSKHHPDWYNMKLFSHNNIIGVDTVRWLCNEIFKTPKISKNKVIYFPDASQLTEHGTNALLKTLEEPPKNTYFLLINYFSYPLLPTLRSRCTLYKISIPSENVSINWLKNNHPEIKEHIFKTALRVNKGSPIYAKKFIFTQLWKTRNTFFHDLTYSIKNDNLFYILDNLNLGDIKEKIFWLCSLLFDSMKAKYNDMNHIINLDKIDIIRCFEEKYSFFSLDNSLRSWIHFNFKLINISGINKELLLTEQLLRWESILKLYKY from the coding sequence ATGAACCTATATCCATGGTTAGATATGCACTATTACAATATTATTTACCATTTGAAAAACAAAAAAAATAATCGTGCTATTATTTTAAACACATATAAAGGAATAGGAACTACTTCTCTGATAAAAAAAATCGGAATTTGGTTATTATGTATTAATCATATGAGCAATGGTTGTTTCTGCAATCAATGTCGAAATTGTCAACTAGTTAGCTCAAAACACCATCCTGATTGGTATAATATGAAACTATTTTCTCATAATAATATAATAGGAGTTGATACAGTAAGATGGCTATGTAATGAAATATTTAAAACACCTAAAATAAGTAAAAATAAAGTTATATACTTTCCTGATGCGTCACAATTAACAGAACACGGAACTAATGCTTTATTAAAAACACTAGAAGAACCTCCGAAAAATACATATTTTCTATTAATAAACTACTTTTCTTATCCATTATTACCTACATTACGTAGTCGATGTACGCTATACAAGATTTCAATACCATCAGAAAATGTTAGCATCAATTGGTTAAAAAATAATCATCCTGAAATAAAAGAACACATCTTTAAAACTGCATTACGTGTTAACAAAGGATCACCTATCTATGCTAAAAAATTTATTTTTACACAATTATGGAAAACACGAAACACGTTTTTTCATGACTTAACATACTCTATAAAAAATGATAACCTATTTTATATTTTAGATAATTTAAATTTAGGTGATATAAAAGAAAAAATTTTTTGGTTATGTAGTTTACTATTTGATTCTATGAAAGCAAAATATAATGATATGAATCATATCATTAATTTAGATAAAATAGATATAATAAGATGCTTTGAAGAAAAATATTCTTTTTTTTCACTTGATAATAGTCTCAGATCATGGATACATTTTAATTTTAAATTGATCAACATTTCTGGAATTAATAAAGAACTGTTACTTACTGAACAATTATTACGATGGGAAAGTATTTTAAAATTGTATAAATATTAA
- the tmk gene encoding dTMP kinase codes for MLNSKFIVIEGIEGSGKTTMCNFTKQLLFKYGVTNVINLREPGSTPLSEKIRNLIKYSTKNEHIHSESELLLIYAARMQLIKSTIHPELKKGTWIVIDRYTLSSLAYQGGGRGISKKKILLLQSLFFKNPIPDITLYLDVYPEIGLKRIQKRKNLDRIEKNTLTFFIKVRHTYLRYIKNRPNIIKINANYNLNIVKKTFEKKFYSWFKKNI; via the coding sequence ATGTTAAATAGTAAATTTATAGTCATTGAAGGAATAGAAGGATCTGGAAAAACTACTATGTGCAATTTTACTAAACAATTACTATTTAAATATGGTGTAACTAATGTCATAAATCTCAGAGAACCAGGAAGTACTCCCTTATCTGAAAAAATAAGAAACTTAATTAAATACTCTACCAAAAATGAACATATTCATAGCGAAAGTGAACTATTATTAATTTATGCAGCTAGAATGCAATTAATAAAATCAACCATTCATCCAGAACTGAAAAAAGGAACTTGGATAGTAATTGATAGATATACGTTATCTTCGTTAGCTTACCAAGGAGGTGGAAGAGGTATTAGTAAAAAAAAAATATTACTATTACAATCACTTTTTTTCAAAAATCCCATTCCTGATATAACACTTTATTTAGATGTTTACCCAGAAATTGGTTTAAAAAGAATTCAAAAAAGAAAAAATTTAGATCGAATAGAAAAAAATACATTAACTTTTTTTATTAAAGTAAGACATACATATTTAAGGTACATCAAGAATCGTCCTAACATTATTAAAATTAATGCTAATTACAATTTAAATATAGTAAAAAAAACATTTGAAAAAAAATTTTATTCTTGGTTTAAAAAAAATATATGA
- a CDS encoding YchF/TatD family DNA exonuclease: MFFVDSHCHIDLLNYQNLHSGIEDVLKKAFENNVKLLLTVSTSIKNFNYIKNFIKNNKNILLSCGIHPLYLNQNQNEIKQLELLSKIKQVIAIGETGLDYYYQKNNCKAQKLLFRQHIRIAIKLNKPLLIHTRCAIDDTITILQEEQAEQCIGIMHSFTENIHYARKLLDMGFYISFSGIVTFKNSENIRKVVQFIPLDRILLETDAPYLTPTPLRGQENQPAFLYHIAKTISKLKKIDTKTLANNTTQNFLKLFRLKQKLLKYIS; this comes from the coding sequence ATGTTTTTCGTAGATTCACATTGTCATATTGACCTTTTAAATTATCAAAATTTACATTCAGGAATAGAAGATGTATTAAAAAAAGCTTTCGAAAATAATGTTAAATTATTACTGACAGTATCAACATCTATAAAAAATTTTAATTATATAAAAAACTTTATAAAAAATAATAAAAATATTTTATTATCTTGTGGAATTCATCCATTATATCTTAATCAAAATCAAAACGAAATAAAACAATTAGAATTACTTTCTAAAATTAAACAAGTAATTGCTATAGGAGAAACTGGATTAGATTATTATTATCAAAAAAATAACTGTAAAGCTCAAAAATTATTATTTCGACAACATATTCGTATTGCAATTAAACTGAATAAACCATTATTAATACATACTAGATGTGCAATTGATGACACAATCACCATCTTACAAGAAGAACAAGCGGAACAATGCATAGGAATTATGCATTCTTTCACTGAAAACATTCATTATGCAAGAAAATTGTTAGATATGGGATTTTATATTTCTTTTTCTGGTATTGTAACATTTAAAAATTCTGAAAACATACGCAAAGTTGTACAATTTATACCTTTAGATCGAATTTTATTAGAAACTGACGCTCCATATTTAACACCAACACCACTCCGAGGACAAGAAAACCAACCAGCTTTTTTATATCATATAGCAAAAACAATTTCTAAATTAAAGAAAATAGATACTAAAACCCTAGCTAATAATACTACACAAAATTTTTTAAAACTATTCCGATTAAAACAAAAATTATTAAAATATATTTCATAA
- the acpP gene encoding acyl carrier protein — MNSIERKVKNIISKQLGLIKKEIKNSSYLSEDLGADSLDHVELIMTLEDEFNIEIKDQEAENLNTVQSILDFIKSKIL, encoded by the coding sequence ATGAATAGCATAGAAAGAAAAGTCAAAAATATTATTTCGAAACAGTTAGGATTGATAAAAAAAGAAATAAAAAACTCATCTTATTTATCGGAGGACCTTGGCGCAGATTCATTAGATCACGTTGAATTAATTATGACATTAGAAGATGAATTTAATATTGAAATTAAAGATCAAGAAGCAGAAAATTTAAATACAGTACAATCAATACTTGATTTTATAAAAAGTAAAATTTTATAA
- a CDS encoding histidine triad nucleotide-binding protein, with translation MNIKSVFSQIIEKNIDSKIIYKDENVTAFHDIKPLAPVHILIVSNQLIKSTNDISEKNKDILGHMLYSAIVLAKKFKINKSGYRMIINCNEHGGQEIFHLHLHLLGGKKLGRMTS, from the coding sequence TTGAATATTAAAAGCGTATTTAGTCAAATAATAGAGAAAAATATTGACTCTAAAATAATTTATAAAGATGAAAATGTCACTGCCTTTCATGACATTAAGCCACTAGCACCTGTACATATACTAATAGTTTCAAATCAATTAATTAAATCCACTAATGATATTAGTGAAAAAAATAAAGATATACTAGGACATATGTTATATTCAGCAATTGTATTAGCTAAAAAGTTTAAAATTAATAAAAGTGGATATCGTATGATAATTAATTGTAATGAACATGGTGGACAAGAAATTTTTCACTTACATTTACACTTATTAGGAGGAAAAAAATTAGGAAGAATGACTTCTTAA